The Triticum aestivum cultivar Chinese Spring chromosome 3A, IWGSC CS RefSeq v2.1, whole genome shotgun sequence genome includes a region encoding these proteins:
- the LOC123056696 gene encoding uncharacterized protein, with product MEATMMRIFGMLMLVSLCSRGNAEFRECTLSDLHVTQTATGMNAGGNPEYAVEVENRCICTQTDVKLLAPGFKSSEPVDPNVFRPDADGKLGTLNNGSPVYNGDKINFNYASATKFSLAPFSSSVACS from the exons ATGGAGGCCACGATGATGAGGATCTTCGGGATGCTGATGCTCGTCAGCCTCTGCAGCAGAG GCAATGCGGAGTTTCGGGAGTGCACCCTGTCGGACCTCCACGTGACCCAGACCGCCACGGGGATGAACGCCGGAGGGAACCCAGAGTACGCCGTGGAGGTGGAGAACAGGTGCATCTGCACACAGACGGACGTCAAGCTGCTTGCCCCCGGGTTCAAATCCTCCGAGCCTGTGGACCCCAACGTCTTCCGGCCGGACGCCGACGGCAAGCTCGGCACCCTCAACAACGGCTCCCCGGTGTACAATGGTGACAAGATCAACTTCAACTACGCGTCGGCCACCAAGTTCAGCCTCGCGCCCTTCTCCTCCAGCGTCGCATGCTCGTGA
- the LOC123057761 gene encoding indole-2-monooxygenase-like: MVDLLQKLLPETLPRAWLFLFLFCLIVSMQYWFTGKFSAKRQRLPPSPPALPIIGHLHLIGSLPHISLSGLARKHGLDVMLLRLQGTVPNLVVSSSRTAEAVLHTHDHVFASRPYSVVSDTIMYRSSDIGFAPYGEYWRQARKLVTTHMLSAKKVQSFRGAAAEEVSMAMAKINQAAATDAAVDMSELLHTFANDMACRIVSGKFFLKDGQSKLFGELIKDTSRLLGGFNLEEYFPAVGRVGVLKKAVCAKAERVRNRWADLLDKVIDDHVSKRKSGSSTSILGDFPVDIMLSVQQEYDLTREHMKALLTDVFFGAIDTSANALEFTLAELMKKPHLMVKLQDEVRGIVPQRQEIICETDMNNMTYLRAVIKESLRLHPLAPLLAPHLAMADCIIDGYTVPAGMRVVVNAWAIGRDPSSWEYAEEFIPERFTDEGSSMHVNFKGNDFQFLPFGARRRMCPGMNLGVANAELMLADIVCHFDWELPPGVERKDIDMTEVFGLTVRRKEKLLLIPKSCM, encoded by the exons ATGGTGGATCTCCTGCAGAAACTCTTGCCAGAGACCCTGCCACGGGCATGGTTGTTTCTGTTCCTCTTCTGCCTCATCGTGTCTATGCAGTACTGGTTCACCGGAAAGTTCAGTGCAAAAAGACAGCGGCTCCCGCCTTCGCCGCCGGCGCTGCCCATCATCGGGCACCTCCACCTCATCGGTTCCCTCCCCCACATCTCTCTCAGCGGCCTCGCAAGGAAGCATGGCCTCGACGTgatgctcctccgcctgcaggggACCGTGCCCAACCTCGTTGTGTCTTCCTCGCGCACTGCGGAGGCGGTGCTGCACACTCATGACCACGTCTTCGCGTCACGGCCCTACTCCGTCGTCTCCGACACCATCATGTACCGCTCGTCTGACATCGGCTTCGCGCCATACGGTGAGTACTGGCGGCAAGCAAGGAAACTCGTCACCACACACATGCTGAGTGCTAAGAAGGTGCAGTCTTTCCGTGGCGCCGCTGCGGAGGAG GTCAGCATGGCGATGGCCAAGATCAACCAGGCAGCAGCTACTGATGCTGCGGTGGACATGAGTGAGCTGCTCCACACATTCGCTAATGACATGGCGTGCCGCATTGTGTCGGGGAAGTTCTTCCTGAAAGATGGTCAAAGCAAGTTGTTCGGGGAACTCATCAAGGATACCTCACGGCTGCTAGGCGGGTTCAATTTGGAGGAGTACTTTCCGGCAGTGGGTAGGGTAGGAGTGCTCAAGAAGGCGGTTTGTGCCAAGGCCGAAAGAGTGAGGAACAGATGGGCCGATCTGCTGGACAAGGTGATCGACGATCATGTGAGTAAGCGCAAGAGTGGTTCTTCTACATCCATTCTCGGTG ACTTTCCCGTGGATATTATGTTGTCTGTCCAACAGGAGTATGATCTCACAAGAGAGCACATGAAAGCTCTCCTGACC GATGTATTTTTTGGTGCAATAGATACATCAGCTAACGCCCTCGAATTCACCTTGGCTGAGCTCATGAAGAAGCCACACCTGATGGTGAAGCTACAAGATGAGGTGAGGGGTATTGTACCCCAACGACAAGAAATTATCTGTGAAACCGACATGAACAACATGACGTACCTAAGAGCAGTCATAAAAGAGTCGCTCCGGTTACATCCTCTTGCTCCTCTCCTTGCTCCGCACCTTGCCATGGCTGACTGCATCATCGATGGATACACGGTTCCTGCTGGGATGCGTGTGGTCGTCAATGCATGGGCCATTGGTAGGGATCCGAGCTCCTGGGAGTATGCGGAAGAGTTCATTCCTGAAAGATTTACAGATGAAGGTAGCAGTATGCATGTCAACTTCAAGGGTAATGATTTCCAGTTCTTGCCGTTCGGAGCAAGGCGGAGGATGTGCCCTGGTATGAACCTCGGGGTCGCGAATGCGGAGCTTATGTTGGCAGACATTGTGTGCCATTTTGACTGGGAACTTCCGCCTGGGGTTGAGAGAAAAGATATTGATATGACAGAGGTGTTTGGGCTAACCGTCCGTCGGAAGGAGAAACTATTGTTGATTCCAAAATCATGCATGTAG